The following are encoded together in the Parambassis ranga chromosome 20, fParRan2.1, whole genome shotgun sequence genome:
- the map3k15 gene encoding mitogen-activated protein kinase kinase kinase 15 isoform X2, which translates to METGQSAQVADMGGEHSAGVCLVERDRGDVSSPSPTARQRSLRVVYVLNDGLKSVMASSPESGALQCLQRACDAESALLTTVTFGRLDFGETSVLDSFYDADIAVVDMSDVFRQASLFYHLGVRESFDMANNVILYHDTDPDTAQSLKDMVAQKNTAARPPALGFPWVQLPPEYRGSGLRNKASSGNYYFIPYIVTPSHEYMCCESDAQRRASEYMQPSWDNLLGPLCVPLTDRFTSLLKDIHVTSCASFKDTLLNDIRKAREKYQGEELAKELSRIKLRIDNTEVLTQDIVMNLLFSYRDIQDYDAMVKLVQTLEMLPTCDLATQPMIQFHYAFALNRRNSPGDREQALRVMLQVLQSCDHPAPDMFCLCGRIYKDIFLDSDCKDTKNRDNAIQWYRKGFELQPTLYSGINLAVLLIVAGQQFENSMELRKIGVRLNSLLGRKGSLEKMNNYWDVGQFFTVSMLANDIPKATQAAEKLFKLKPPLWYLRSVVQNLQLIQRFKKQAIEHSPQRERLDFWMDIIVEATQGTTNRLRFPVLILEPTKVYQPSYVSINNEAEEKNVSIWHVSPAETKGIHEWIFTAVSIKGISISKFDERCCFLYVHDNSDDFQIYFSTEEQCGRFCSMVKEMISDSTGNAVELEGEGDADTLEYEYDTNENGDRVVLGRGTYGVVYAGRDLSNQVRIAIKEIPERDSRYSQPLHEEIALHKYLKHRNIVQYLGSVSENGYIKIFMEQVPGGSLSALLRSKWGPLKEATIIFYTRQILEGLRYLHENQIVHRDIKGDNVLVNTYSGVLKISDFGTSKRLAGVNPCTETFTGTLQYMAPEIIDKGPRGYGAPADIWSLGCTIIEMATGKPPFHELGEPQAAMFKVGMFKIHPEIPESLSQEAKSFILRCFEPDPNKRAIASDLLKDTFVRHNTKGKKSKIAFKPSDYIHNASLPVQLQGEAAGSSSSEHGSVSPDCDSKHDVFFQRKKSSGSENLLKPPNSNYLSVPDEGSVSEDRSVPPSPEDRDSGLFMLKKDSERRSILFKVLNEDQEKVISNLKENHMQGSEELQLSVEHIKQIICILRDFIHSPERRVMAATISKLKLDLDFDSTSINQIQLVLFGFQDSVNKVLRNHHIKPHWMFAMDNIIRRAVQAAITILIPELQTHFSPASECEGAEKEDEVDEEEAVYGRVLAPHADDPVTTADPVNSTVCTLNSVHSHEHQRLHQQLVVQLGRLKQETSRLLEELLQKEKEYQQALKATLQQRTHDLELARVRNRPPDISPPSIVHISADHEPDKELTDWLIELGADPDTVDKFVMEEYTLNDILNDVTKDDLRCLRLRGGVLCRIWRAIQRHRERERNMSKKRSEDDA; encoded by the exons ATGGAGACGGGGCAGAGCGCGCAGGTCGCCGACATGGGAGGAGAGCACTCCGCCGGCGTGTGCTTGGTGGAGCGGGACAGGGGCGACGTGTCAAGCCCGAGTCCCACGGCGAGGCAGCGCTCCTTGCGGGTCGTTTACGTCCTGAATGACGGGCTGAAGTCTGTGATGGCAAGCAGCCCCGAGTCCGGAGCGTTGCAGTGTCTACAGAGAGCCTGCGACGCGGAGAGCGCCCTGCTCACCACCGTCACCTTCGGCAGGCTGGACTTCGGAGAAACGTCGGTGCTGGACAGTTTCTATGACGCAG ACATCGCGGTTGTGGACATGAGCGATGTGTTCCGGCAGGCTTCCTTATTTTACCATCTGGGTGTGAGGGAGAGCTTCGACATGGCCAACAACGTCATCCTGTACCATGACACCGACCCCGACACAGCCCAGTCACTGAAG gacaTGGTGGCACAGAAGAACACA GCTGCTCGTCCCCCAGCATTAGGTTTTCCCTGGGTTCAGTTGCCTCCAGAATACAGAGGCTCTGGATTGCGCAATAAA GCATCCAGTGGTAACTACTACTTCATTCCCTACATAGTGACTCCCAGTCACGAGTACATGTGCTGTGAGAGCGACGCCCAGCGCAGGGCCAGTGAATACATGCAGCCCAGCTGGGACAACCTGCTGGGCCCGCTGTGCGTCCCTCTGACCGACCGCTTTACCAGCCTGCTGAAGGACATCCATGTCACGTCCTG TGCTTCCTTTAAGGACACCCTGTTGAACGACATCAGGAAGGCCAGGGAGAAGTACCAGGGAGAGGAGCTGGCCAAGGAGCTCTCCCGCATTAAACTTCGAATCGACAACACAGAGGTTCTGACGCAGGACATAGTCATGAACCTGCTGTTTTCCTACAGAGACATTCAG GACTATGACGCCATGGTGAAGCTGGTGCAAACTTTAGAGATGCTGCCAACCTGTGACTTGGCCACCCAGCCCATGATCCAGTTCCACTACGCTTTCGCCCTCAACAG gaggaacAGCCCTGGGGACCGGGAGCAggctctcagagtgatgctgcaggtcttgcagtcatgtgaccacccGGCCCCGGACATGTTCTGCCTCTGTGGGCGAATCTACAAGGACATTTTCCTCGACTCAGACTGCAAAGATACCAAAAACAGAGACAACGCTATACAGTG GTACAGGAAGGGCTTTGAGCTGCAGCCCACCCTCTACTCTGGCATCAACCTGGCTGTCCTCCTCATAGTAGCTGGTCAGCAGTTTGAGAACTCCATGGAGCTCAGAAAAATAG GTGTCAGGTTGAATAGTCTGCTGGGGCGCAAAGGTTCCCTGGAGAAAATGAATAACTACTGGGATGTCGGCCAGTTCTTCAccgttagcatgttagctaatGATATCCCTAAAGCTACTCAGGCTGCCGAGAAGCTCTTCAAGCTGAAACCACCTCTCTG GTATCTGCGGTCGGTGGTGCAGAACCTGCAGCTGATTCAGAGGTTCAAGAAGCAGGCGATAGAACACTCTCCCCAGCGAGAGAGACTCGACTTCTGGATGGACATCATCGTGGAGGCGACGCAAGGCACCACCAACAGACTGCGCTTTCcg GTGTTGATTCTGGAACCGACCAAAGTTTACCAGCCTTCCTACGTGTCGATCAACAACGAGGCCGAAGAGAAGAACGTTTCTATCTGGCATGTTTCTCCTGCTGAAACG AAAGGGATCCACGAGTGGATCTTCACCGCAGTATCCATCAAAGGCATTAG CATCAGCAAGTTCGATGAGCGCTGCTGCTTCCTCTACGTCCACGACAACTCTGACGACTTCCAGATCTACTTCTCCACCGAGGAGCAGTGCGGTCG GTTCTGTTCCATGGTCAAAGAGATGATATCTGATAGTACCGGGAATGCTGTGGAGCTGGAGGGGGAGGGTGATGCAGATACGCTGGAG TATGAGTATGACACCAATGAGAATGGAGACAGGGTGGTGCTGGGCCGGGGCACGTACGGAGTAGTGTATGCTGGGAGAGACCTAAGCAACCAGGTTCGAATTGCCATCAAGGAGATCCCTGAAAGAGACAGCAG GTACTCTCAGCCCCTTCACGAGGAGATCGCTCTTCACAAGTACTTGAAGCACAGAAACATTGTTCAGTATTTGGGCTCAGTTTCTGAGAATGGATACATCAAGATCTTTATGGAACAAGTACCAGGAG GAAGCCTGTCTGCATTGCTGCGGTCCAAGTGGGGTCCTCTAAAGGAGGCGACAATCATCTTCTACACCAGACAGATCCTGGAGGGGCTCCGATACCTACACGAGAACCAGATCGTCCACCGGGACATCAAG GGTGATAACGTCCTGGTGAACACGTATAGTGGCGTCTTGAAGATCTCAGACTTCGGTACATCAAAACGGCTGGCAGGAGTAAATCCCTGTACAGAAACATTCACAG GCACTCTGCAGTACATGGCTCCAGAAATCATTGATAAGGGTCCCAGAGGTTACGGGGCGCCGGCCGACATCTGGTCCCTGGGCTGTACAATAATAGAGATGGCCACCGGGAAACCTCCCTTTCACGAGCTGGGTGAACCacaggcagccatgtttaaG GTGGGCATGTTTAAAATCCACCCTGAGATCCCAGAGTCTCTATCACAAGAGGCCAAGTCCTTCATCCTGCGTTGCTTTGAGCCTGATCCTAACAAGAGGGCCATCGCCTCAGACCTGCTTAAAGACACTTTCGTCAGGCACAACACCAAGGGCAAGAAGAGCAAGATCGCTTTCAAACcatcag ATTACATCCATAATGCCTCCCTGCCGGTGCAGTTGCAGGGCGAGGCcgccggcagcagcagcagcgaacACGGCTCAGTAAGTCCGGACTGTGATTCCAAACACGACGTTTTCTTCCAGAGGAAGAAAAGCTCTGGCTCCGAGAACCTGCTCAAACCACCCAACTCCAACTACCTGAG tgttCCAGATGAGGGTTCAGTGTCAGAGGATCGCAGCGTCCCTCCTTCACCTGAGGACAGGGACAGCGGTCTGTTCATGCTGAAGAAGGACAGCGAGAGACGCTCTATTCTGTTCAAAGTTCTCAACGAAGACCAAGAAAAGGTCATCTCCAACCTCAAGGAAAACCAcatgcag ggcAGTGAGGAGCTCCAGCTGTCTGTGGAACACATCAAGCAGATCATCTGCATCCTCCGAGACTTCATCCACTCTCCAGAGAGGCGCGTCATGGCGGCCACCATCTCTAAGCTCAAGCTGGACCTTGACTTTGACTCCACCTCCATCAACCAGATTCAGCTAGTGCTGTTTGGATTCCAGGACTCT GTGAACAAGGTTCTAAGGAATCATCACATTAAACCTCATTGGATGTTCGCCATGGATAACATCATCCGGCGAGCTGTGCAGGCTGCAATTACCATCCTAATACCAG agctgcagacccACTTTAGCCCAGCGTCAGAGTGTGAGGGGGCCGAGAAGGAAGACGAGGTGGACGAGGAAGAGGCGGTGTACGGCCGCGTTTTAGCGCCGCACGCCGACGACCCTGTGACCACAGCCGACCCAGTCAACTCCACCGTGTGCACGCTAAACTCCGTCCACTCCCACGAGCACCAGCGCTTGCACCAACAACTGGTAGTCCAGCTGGGAAGGCTCAAACAGGAGACCAGCAG GCTGTTGGAGGAACTGctgcagaaggagaaagagtaCCAGCAGGCCCTCAAGGCCACACTGCAACAGAGAACCCACGACCTGGAGCTGGCCAGAGTCAGGAACAGACCGCCAG ACATTTCACCTCCCTCCATCGTCCACATCTCAGCGGACCACGAACCGGACAAAGAGCTCACCGATTGGCTGATAGAGCTGGGGGCGGACCCCGACACCGTAGACAAG TTCGTGATGGAGGAATACACACTGAATGACATTCTCAATGACGTTACCAAAGACGACCTTCGCTGCCTACGACTACG AGGAGGAGTCCTGTGTCGGATCTGGCGGGCCATCCAGCGGCACCGAGAACGAGAAAGGAACATGAGTAAGAAACGCTCGGAAGATGACGCATGA